The window gatgctgaaataaaacgTCTCACCACCGCTCTTGATGATCAAGCAACAGCTGTCAACAATCTCAAACTGACGATGAATGAAGCAGAGCAATATTCCCGCCGCAACTCCTTGAAGTTCCATGGTGTCAAAGAGAGCAGACTAGAAGACACAGACCAACTCATCCGCCAGCTCTGTTCCGACCAGCTCGATGTGCCCATTACTCTCAATGATCTTGACAGATCGCATCGTGTTGCCCCCCGCAATGACATCGCGACATCCCAGCCATCAAACTTTGTTGCCAGcaacaaacagaaagacaatAAAGAAGACCATCCTTAGTAAATGTGACTTGGAAAGCTTTGACATGGGCCTAAATTGATCCCAAATAGGCACTCAGATATTGGGTAACTTGTTGaattgtgtatattttttttctttttgaattatATGTACACACTTGTATATCTCTGATTTTCTGTATAACTTTtgcacttcttttcttttttctttttttcccccaaatgtTTGAGCCTTGTAATAGTTTGATTACTCAAGTGGTCGAAGACAACGGAACCTCAGATACTTTATATACAAAGTGTACAGATACTCCATTAATAGTGCATGATGATGTGAGGGTTTCTCCCTTAACATGTTTTTCAGGAAGAATCAACTACATCTTCACACTCATTATACTAGATCATGTTACCAGATTCACCGATGGTCTTTCTCAAATGATAGGTCCAAATATTCATTACGGTATACTGGACCTGTATTGTGGAAGGATTTGAACGTGAACCATGTCTTTAATGTacaatttcataatatttttaaaaaacagTATAAAAAGATTCTGAGTTTATACTGAAGTTCTATGTGAAATTATCGTTTTTAGATTTTGGGTGATATCCTTATGTATTTTGACcatgttaatttgtttgtttgtttgtttctgtatgtttttgcttgtttgttttctcaatTCAAATCTGTTTCTATACATTATTAGGTATGCACAGTCTTACAAGCCATTTAAAGGCTTTCTTATGTGCattccatttttcatcattacagttgtgtactttgtgctgatttgtaTAGCATATGAATGTAACAATACCTTGTGTTaacgttgttttgttttttatatgtcatgtgtttttttttaatccttgtggaatgatggaaataaacaaaatttctcccacattttaatattttgtagcTGAGACTGCGCTATCTTGTgagtgtcctccgttttttcatgcAATGTCAGGATCACGTTAAAAATTTTGGCTGAAATTaaggcttatcttcgatgtgtAATAtcaagatatttctttctttctacaactttctttgcaacaaCTCAAataaaatagcccctatcacccccatattttgcacatgttaagttcatgtcacgtacattatttcacaaaataactacttgaattggacaccatcttgtgtatgtaaattagggtcaaaggtcataaatgttttatcctgtatcttgataaatgcatgtcctatctttcccatattttgcacacgcaaagaccatgttacaagaattatttcacaaaataaccactttttactcagatgccgtcttgtttgtgcaaagtggggtcaagggtcatatgtagttctttctgtatctttgctatgacgtgttatctctatgggagggaatttttcaagatgtgaaaattgatatacagtgtaattgtctttatcgagcactatagctcacttacccttcggtgaatttttcccagattttcatatgttgtagctgagactttgcgctatcgatAATGTtcctcttcattttttcatacgatgtctggaccacgttaaaa of the Diadema setosum chromosome 16, eeDiaSeto1, whole genome shotgun sequence genome contains:
- the LOC140239489 gene encoding uncharacterized protein → METRKGKATSTEAIIQAFGEYIQSPDFLKAIEEAVEKAMNKETTKFVQRLDLVEQKCTSLKEKSDQHDGCIFDLEASLKAKDAEIKRLTTALDDQATAVNNLKLTMNEAEQYSRRNSLKFHGVKESRLEDTDQLIRQLCSDQLDVPITLNDLDRSHRVAPRNDIATSQPSNFVASNKQKDNKEDHP